From Deltaproteobacteria bacterium, a single genomic window includes:
- a CDS encoding transposase: MGKHLPQKTTSALKHFLSALTKPQLKHFLVYLTGLIWLVKFHSTREIASQVSKTLPDNLQRFLNGSAKKEERLQAANQKTLAQMANKTPEVLAVIDDTTCSREGKKIEGLGIHHSADGLVKGQCVVTCVLKVAGQWLAWAVEGYRPKASSPKGEFKSKIELAGSILRDLRWQLHTSVIVLMDSWYTCAPILTSIIEAGWTFVAAIKCNRILEIAGKKISLRHLAKGRRTYKTVRLSKKRHLKVAKRIVWLPKVGNVLLFITKGGAREVRFLITNNLKMTESEMVELYRQRFGIEIFHKDIKQHLAFGHMFMRSWQGAQTHWTLVIIAYNLVSLSAPKRLRGFRQKIRHFRDSVSIENMLRWSKFKRISQ; this comes from the coding sequence CTGGCTCGTCAAGTTTCACTCGACCCGCGAAATTGCCAGTCAGGTTTCCAAAACGCTGCCCGACAATCTCCAGCGTTTCCTCAACGGTTCGGCCAAGAAAGAAGAGCGACTTCAGGCCGCCAATCAGAAAACTCTGGCTCAGATGGCCAACAAAACTCCAGAAGTTTTGGCGGTCATCGACGATACGACCTGTTCCAGAGAAGGCAAAAAGATCGAAGGCTTGGGCATTCATCATTCGGCCGACGGGTTGGTCAAAGGCCAATGCGTGGTCACTTGTGTTTTGAAGGTCGCCGGCCAGTGGCTGGCTTGGGCGGTAGAAGGCTACCGGCCAAAGGCTTCTTCGCCCAAGGGCGAGTTCAAAAGCAAAATCGAATTGGCCGGAAGTATTCTTCGAGACCTTCGTTGGCAACTTCACACCTCTGTCATCGTGCTCATGGACAGCTGGTATACCTGTGCTCCGATCCTCACCTCTATTATAGAAGCAGGCTGGACTTTCGTAGCGGCTATCAAATGCAATCGTATTCTGGAAATCGCCGGCAAAAAGATTTCCCTCCGTCACCTGGCCAAGGGACGAAGAACTTACAAAACTGTCCGGCTTTCCAAGAAACGGCATCTCAAAGTCGCCAAGCGAATCGTCTGGCTGCCGAAGGTGGGCAACGTTCTTTTGTTCATCACAAAAGGCGGGGCCCGGGAAGTCAGATTTCTGATCACCAACAATCTCAAAATGACCGAATCCGAAATGGTCGAGCTTTACCGACAGCGTTTTGGAATCGAAATCTTTCACAAGGATATCAAACAGCATTTGGCTTTCGGCCACATGTTTATGCGATCCTGGCAGGGAGCCCAAACACACTGGACTTTGGTCATCATCGCTTACAACCTGGTCAGTTTGTCGGCGCCAAAACGTTTGAGGGGATTCCGTCAGAAGATTCGTCATTTCAGAGATTCCGTTTCAATTGAAAATATGTTGCGATGGTCAAAATTTAAAAGAATCAGTCAATAA